In the genome of Motacilla alba alba isolate MOTALB_02 unplaced genomic scaffold, Motacilla_alba_V1.0_pri HiC_scaffold_35, whole genome shotgun sequence, the window GCTCGGCGCCGATGACGCGCCGGATCCAGGCGCTGGCGCGGCAGACGTTGCTGTACACGCCGGGGTTGCCGCGCCGGCCGCAGACGGCCAGGCCCCAGGAGACCACGCCCTGCAGGTACCCCCCGCACACCAGCGGGCCCCCGGAGTCACCCTGGGACAGGTAAcggacaggtgagacacaggtgagacacctgagatacacctgagatacacctgggacacacctgggacacacccaGCCCCAGGAGACCACGCCCTGCAGGTACCCCCCGCACACCAGCGGGCCCCTGGAGTCACCctgcacaggtgagacacaggtgagacacctgagacacctgagatacacctgagatacacctgggacacacctggcacACACCTGCACTCACCGGgcacacacctggcacacctggcacacatctggcacacacctgggacacacctggcacacacctggcactcacctgggacacacctgggacacacctggcacACACCTGCACTCACCgggcacacacctgcacacacctggcacacacctggcacacctggcacacacCTGGCACTCACCTGGCACTCACctggcacacacctgcacacatctggcacacacctggcacacacctggcacacacctgcacacacctgggacacacctgcacacacctgcactcacctggcacacacctgcacacacctggcacgcctggcacacacctgcacacacctggcacacacctgcacacacctgcacacacctggcacacacctgcacacacctgggacacacctggcacacacctgcacacacctggcacACACCTGGCACGCctggcacacacctgcacacacctggcacacacctgcacacacctgcacacacctggcacacacctggcacacacctgcacacacctgcacacacctgcactcACCTGGNNNNNNNNNNNNNNNNNNNNNNNNNNNNNNNNNNNNNNNNNNNNNNNNNNNNNNNNNNNNNNNNNNNNNNNNNNNNNNNNNNNNNNNNNNNNNNNNNNNNNNNNNNNNNNNNNNNNNNNNNNNNNNNNNNNNNNNNNNNNNNNNNNNNNNNNNNNNNNNNNNNNNNNNNNNNNNNNNNNNNNNNNNNNNNNNNNNNNNNNNNNNNNNNNNNNNNNNNNNNNNNNNNNNNNNNNNNNNNNNNNNNNNNNNNNNNNNNNNNNNNNNNNNNNNNNNNNNNNNNNNNNNNNNNNNNNNNNNNNNNNNNNNNNNNNNNNNNNNNNNNNNNNNNNNNNNNNNNNNNNNNNNNNNNNNNNNNNNNNNNNNNNNNNNNNNNNNNNNNNNNNNNNNNNNNNNNNNNNNNNNNNNNNNNNNNNNNNNNNNNNNNNNNNNNNNNNNNNNNNNNNNNNNNNNNNNNNNNNNNNNNNNNNNNNNNNNNNNNNNNNNNNNNNNNNNNNNNNNNNNNNNNNNNNNNNNNNNNNNNNNNNNNNNNNNNNNNNNNNNNNNNNNNNNNNNNNNNNNNNNNNNNNNNNNNNNNNNNNNNNNNNNNNNNNNNNNNNNNNNNNNNNNNNNNNNNNNNNNNNNNNNNNNNNNNNNNNNNNNNNNNNNNNNNNNNNNNNNNNNNNNNNNNNNNNNNNNNNNNNNNNNNNNNNNNNNNNNNNNNNNNNNNNNNNNNNNNNNNNNNNNNNNNNNNNNNNNNNNNNNNNNNNNNNNNNNNNNNNNNNNNNNNNNNNNNNNNNNNNNNNNNNNNNNNNNNNNNNNNNNNNNNNNNNNNNNNNNNNNNNNNNNNNNNNNNNNNNNNNNNNNNNNNNNNNNNNNNNNNNNNNNNNNNNNNNNNNNNNNNNNNNNNNNNNNNNNNNNNNNNNNNNNNNNNNNNNNNNNNNNNNNNNNNNNNNNNNNNNNNNNNNNNNNNNNNNNNNNNNNNNNNNNNNNNNNNNNNNNNNNNNNNNNNNNNNNNNNNNNNAACCTGGCACACACCTGGCACACACCTGGCACTCACCTGCACTCACCTGGCACACACCTGGCACTCACCTgaacacacctgcacacacctgcactcacctggcacacacctgcactcacctgcacacacctgcacacacctggcacacacctggcacacacctgcactcacctgcacacacctgcactcACCTGCACTCACCTGGCACTCACCTGCACTCACctggcacacacctgcacacacctgggacacacctgcactcacctggcacacacctgcacacacctggcacACACCTGGCACACACCTGGCACACACCTGCACTCACCTGGCACtcacctgcacacacctggcacACACCTGGCACACACCTGCACTCACCTGGCAGGAGTCGACGCCGCCCTGCGGCACACCTGCGCAGAACATGTTGCGGGTGACGGCGCTGCCGTAGGCGCGGGCGCACTGCTCCGGCCCGAAGGTCTGCACCTGCGCGCACTGCAGGTCCCGCGGCAGCTTGGCTGCACAGGTGACAcgggtgacacaggtgacacgggtgacacaggtgacacgggtgagacaggtgagagagaaaaaacaaacaaaatccccatttttgggCCTGCAGAACCCAAAATCCCCTGGATTTGCCCCGTTTTGGGGCCATTCCCAACCTTCCTGGAGCCATccaggtgagcacaggtgagacaggtcagacaggtgagcacaggtgagaaaaaccccccaaaatccccatttttgggCCAGCAGAACCCAAAATCCCCTGGATTTGCCCCATTTTGGGGCCATTCCCAACCTTCCTGGAGCcatccaggtgtgcccaggtgagaaCAGGTGAGAAAAACCCCCgcaaaatccccatttttggTTATGTGGAACCCAAAATCCCCTGGATTTGCCCCATTTTGGGGCCATTCCCAACCTTCCTGGAGCCGCccaggtgagcacaggtgagcacaggtgagacaggtgagaaaAACCCCCgcaaaatccccatttttggTTATGTGGAACCCAAAATCCCCTGGATTTGCCCCATTTTGGGGCCATTCCAAACCTTCCTGGAGCcatccaggtgtgcccaggtgagacaggtgagaaaAACCCCCgcaaaatccccatttttggTTATGTGGAACCCAAAATCCCCTGGATTTGCCCCATTGCAGGACTGGTCCCAGCCCCAAGGGTGACGGTGGGACCCCAAAAcacctgtgcaggtgagcacaggtgagcacaggtgagacaggtgagaaaaaaccccacaaaatccccATTTTGGGCCAGCAGAACCCAAAATCCCTGGATTTGCCCCATTTTGGCGCCATTCCCAGCCTTCCTGGAGCCATccaggtgagcacaggtgagcacaggtgagcacaggtgagacaggtgagggggggaaaccccaaaatccccatttttgggCCAGCAGAACCCAAAATCCCCTGGATTTGCCCCATTTTGGGGCTGCTCCCAACCTTCCTGGACCCGCCCAGGTGAGCACAGGTGTgccaggtgagacaggtgagaaaaaccccacaaaatccccATTTTGGGCCAGCAGAACCCAAAATCCCCTGGATTTGCCCCATTTTGGGGCTGCTCCCAACCTTCCTGGACCCGCCCAGGTGAGACAGGTGTgccaggtgagacaggtgagaaaaaccccacaaaatccccatttttggggctgCAGAACCCAAAATCCCCTGGATTTGCCCCATTTCAGGACCATTCCCAGCTTTGGTGGAACCCAAAACCTTCCTGGACCCGTccaggtgagcacaggtgagcacaggtgagcacaggtgagaaaaatcccccaaatccccatttttggTTACGTGGAGCCCAAAATCCCCTGGATTTGCCCCATTCTGGGACCGCTCCCAACCTTCCTGGACCcgtccaggtgtgcccaggtgtgcccaggtgtgccaggtgtgcccaggtacCTCCAGGTGACTCGGTGGTGCCCCAGCCGCTGACGCTGCAGTTCTGCCCGGCGCGGGGgcacctggggctcacctgtgACACCTGTGACACTTGTGCcctcacctggggctcacctggggctcacctggagctcacctgggacacacctgtgGCACACCTGAGCCCCCCTGAACCCCCCCCCCAGGTACCTCCAGGTGACTTGGTGGTGCCCCAGCCGCTGACGCTGCAGTTCTGCCCGGCGCGGGGacacctggggctcacctgtgacacacctgtgacacacctgAGCCCCCCTGAACCCCCCCCAGGTACCTCCAGGTGACTTGGTGGTGCCCCAGCCGCTGACGCTGCAGTTCTGCCCGGCGCGGGGgcacctggggctcacctggggctcacctggggctcacctggggctcacctggagctCACCTGTGGCACACCTGagccccccccggccccccagGTACCTCCAGGTGACTTGGTGGTGCCCCAGCCGCTGACGCTGCAGTTCTGCCCGGCGCGGGGgcacctggggctcacctggagctcacctggggctcacctggagctCACCTGTGGCACACCTGAaccccccccggccccccagGTACCTCCAGGTGACTCGGTGGTGCCCCAGCCGCTGACGCTGCAGTTCTGCCCGGCGCGGGGGCAcctggagctcacctggggctcacctggggctcacctgtgACACCTGTGCCCTCACCTGTGACATACCTGAGCCCCCCTGAACCCCCCCCAGGTACCTCCAGGTGACTTGGTGGTGCCCCAGCCGCTGACGCTGCAGTTCTGCCCAGCGCGGGGgcacctggggctcacctggagctcacctggggctcacctggagctCACCTGTGGCACACCTGAGCCCCCCTGAACCCCCCCCCAGGTACCTCCAGGTGACTTGGTGGTGCCCCAGCCGCTGATGCTGCAGTTCTGCCCGGCGCGGGGgcacctggggctcacctgtgacacctgtgacacacctgTGGCACACCTGTGGCACACCTGAGCCCCCCTGAACCCCCCCCAGGTACCTCCAGGTGACTTGGTGGTGCCCCAGCCGCTGACGCTGCAGTTCTGCCCGGTGCGGGGgcacctggggctcacctggggctcacctgtgACACACCTGAGCCCCCCTGAACCCCCCCCAGGTACCTCCAGGTGACTTGGTGGTGCCCCAGCCGCTGACGCTGCAGTTCTGCCCGGCGCGGGggcacctggggcacacctggggctcacctggggctcacctgtgACACACCTGTGCCCTCACCTGTGACATACCTGAGCCCCCCTGAACCCCCCCAGGTACCTCCAGGTGACTTGGTGGTGCCCCAGCCGCTGACGCTGCAGTTCTGCCCGGCGCGGGGacacctggggctcacctgtgACACCTGTGATACCTGTGATACCTGTGACACACATGTGACACACCTGagccccccccggccccccagGTACCTCCAGGTGACTTGGTGGTGCCCCAGCCGCTGACGCTGCAGTTCTGCCCGGCGCGGGGacacctggggctcacctgtgACACCTGTGATACCTGTGATACCTGTGACACACCTGTGGCATACCTGAGCCCCCCTGAACCCCCCCAGGTACCTCCAGGTGACTTGGTGGTGCCCCAGCCGCTGACGCTGCAGTTCTGCCCGGCGCGGGGgcacctggggctcacctgtgacacacctgtgacacacctgTGGCACACCTGagccccccccggccccccagGTACCTCCAGGTGACTCGGTGGTGCCCCAGCCGCTGACGCTGCAGTTCTGCCCGGCCGGGGGacacctggggctcacctgtgACACCTGTGACACTTGTGCcctcacctggggctcacctgtgacacacctgtgacacacctgtgacacacctgAGCCCCCCTGAACCCCCCCCAGGTACCTCCAGGTGACTCGGTGGTGCCCCAGCCGCTGACACTGCAGTTCTGCCCGGCGCGCTGacacctggggctcacctggggctcacctggggctcacctggggctcacctgtgacacacctgtgacacacctgagcccccccccggcccccccagGTACCTCCAGGTGACTTGGTGGTGCCCCAGCCGCTGATGCTGCAGTTCTGCCCGGCGCGAGGgcacctggggctcacctggagctcacctggggctcacctggagctCACCTGTGGCACACCtgagcccccccggcccccccagGTACCTCCAGGTGACTTGGTGGTGCCCCAGCCGCTGACGCTGCAGTTCTGCCCGGCGCGGGGgcacctggggctcacctgtgACACCTGTGACACCTGTGCCCTCACCTGTGACACACCTGTGGCACACCTGAGCCCCCCTGAACCCCCCCCAGGTACCTCCAGGTGACTTGGTGGTGCCCCAGCCGCTGACGCTGCAGTTCTGCCCGGCGCGGGGGCACCTGGAGCTCACCTGTGACACACCTGTGACACCTGTGCcctcacctggggctcacctgggacacacctgtgGCACACCTGAGCCCCCCCCGGCTCCCCAGGTACCTCCAGGTGACTTGGTGGTGCCCCAGCCGCTGACGCTGCAGTTCTGCCCGGCGCGGGGGCACCTGGTGGCCACGCGGATCCTCTTGACGCGCGGCCCGAAGCGCACAGGTGCGTCCAGCCGCAGCAGCATGAAGTCGTTGTCGTTGCGCCGCGCGTCGTAGCCGGGGTGCACCTGCAGGCGCGAGATGCGGCGCACCTGGCCCGTACCTGCCCGCAGCGTGTTGGTGCCGatcagcacctgcagctccctgcacaggggacaggtgacacaggtgacacaggtgacacgggacaggtgacacaggtgacacaggtgacacaggtgacacaggacaggtgacacag includes:
- the LOC119696745 gene encoding kallikrein-14-like, with amino-acid sequence MAPGAFGLPPLLILLLLLILAPARGQPGSSQELPEEDESRIIGGRPCSVAQRPFQVALIKRGQILCGGSLVGARWVLTAAHCRQPARELQVLIGTNTLRAGTGQVRRISRLQVHPGYDARRNDNDFMLLRLDAPVRFGPRVKRIRVATRCPRAGQNCSVSGWGTTKSPGAKLPRDLQCAQVQTFGPEQCARAYGSAVTRNMFCAGVPQGGVDSCQGDSGGPLVCGGYLQGVVSWGLAVCGRRGNPGVYSNVCRASAWIRRVIGAER